A portion of the Sulfurospirillum diekertiae genome contains these proteins:
- a CDS encoding c-type cytochrome, giving the protein MKKYSILCLFILLVFTACSDKKEDKSTQAVEKNVSQQTGKIEVLDNDNFKEEKVQVKKDDSNESKNFYYDYHQEVKAHKQPDEEEKNYTPLGAALKVRSPYEHVEINLLINQLSKNFIVKCSACHNHYANGIIGPSLLSKDSAYIFKTISQYKTGEKKNVLMKELVEQMDDKEIKALADEIYTFNQEVKKLKERQK; this is encoded by the coding sequence ATGAAAAAATATTCCATTCTTTGTTTATTTATTTTACTTGTATTCACTGCCTGCTCTGATAAAAAAGAAGACAAAAGCACTCAAGCAGTTGAAAAAAATGTATCACAACAAACAGGAAAAATTGAAGTTCTTGATAACGATAACTTCAAAGAAGAAAAAGTTCAAGTCAAAAAAGATGATAGCAATGAGAGCAAAAACTTCTATTACGATTATCATCAAGAGGTAAAGGCACATAAGCAACCTGATGAAGAAGAAAAAAATTACACACCCCTTGGTGCAGCACTTAAAGTACGAAGTCCTTATGAACATGTCGAAATAAACCTTCTTATTAATCAACTCAGTAAAAATTTTATTGTTAAATGCTCTGCATGCCATAACCATTATGCCAATGGCATCATTGGCCCATCGCTTCTCAGTAAAGATAGTGCCTATATTTTTAAAACGATTTCTCAGTATAAAACGGGAGAAAAAAAGAACGTTTTAATGAAAGAATTAGTTGAGCAAATGGATGATAAAGAGATCAAAGCATTAGCGGATGAAATTTATACCTTTAATCAAGAAGTTAAAAAATTAAAAGAGAGACAAAAATGA
- a CDS encoding 4Fe-4S dicluster domain-containing protein — translation MALHVKQERREFIQYSTLGILGLVLGAGVAGAPYLKARETHLRPPGAVEEDRFLSLCIKCGQCLQVCPYHSIKLSDFTRGYGMGTPYIEARERGCYLCGALPCVLACPTGALDHHAEKPEDVQMGIAVFAFPETCLAITRTIVPKNQIERIYSHPHTRNLEEDVLKKLSTYEGKNCTICADMCPFPNPLSAIEMIVTEEGIKKPQINHNCVGCGVCEELCPASSPSIVIKPRETYETFYKKDQR, via the coding sequence ATGGCATTACATGTAAAACAAGAAAGAAGAGAATTTATCCAATATTCTACACTGGGTATTTTAGGGTTAGTGCTTGGTGCAGGAGTTGCAGGAGCACCGTATCTTAAGGCGAGAGAAACGCATTTAAGACCTCCTGGAGCAGTGGAAGAAGACAGGTTTTTATCGCTTTGTATTAAGTGCGGACAATGTTTACAAGTCTGTCCCTATCATTCTATCAAATTATCAGATTTTACAAGAGGATATGGTATGGGTACGCCTTATATTGAAGCACGAGAGAGAGGTTGTTATCTCTGTGGAGCGCTTCCATGTGTTTTAGCGTGTCCAACAGGGGCACTCGATCATCATGCGGAAAAACCAGAAGATGTTCAAATGGGAATAGCCGTTTTTGCATTTCCAGAAACATGTTTAGCCATAACAAGAACAATCGTACCTAAAAATCAAATAGAACGAATTTATAGCCATCCTCATACTCGTAATTTAGAAGAGGATGTTCTCAAAAAACTCTCAACCTATGAAGGCAAAAACTGCACTATTTGTGCAGATATGTGTCCATTTCCTAACCCTTTGAGCGCTATTGAGATGATTGTCACAGAAGAAGGCATTAAAAAACCACAAATCAACCATAATTGTGTTGGATGTGGTGTATGTGAGGAGCTTTGCCCAGCCTCATCTCCTTCAATTGTCATTAAACCACGAGAGACTTATGAAACATTCTACAAGAAGGATCAAAGATGA
- a CDS encoding nitrous oxide reductase family maturation protein NosD: protein MKQLLFLSILTFSLLYAKSDFIYETREEVVAYTGPMKETHRSSIQDAIDNAKEGSIIKLKAGIYEGNIVITKPISIIGAEEGVIIDGMGVGSVITVKSSYVTLKNLTIQNSGERSDVLDAAINMTGDTTTGALVQNEVSQCKILDSLLGINMEIVNNSLIKNNYITSKNYELGLRGDGIRLWYSNDNMIQKNHLYRSRDMVVWYSHGNTIEENLAEHGRYSLHFMYAGKNFVHNNVFQYNSVGIFFMYSNDTIATGNVITNALGATGIGIGLKDSSNFTIENNTIVYNAQGMYIDRSPFEPDSHLWIRNNQFLFNSEALHFHSLCENGIFENNVVKGNIEDVVNDSRSSDNFKNEFTKNYWDNYEGFDTNMDGYGDNPYRVYQYADKLWAYNPSVKFFYGSPVMTLLNFLSKLAPFSEPIFLLEDKTPKFTH from the coding sequence ATGAAACAACTTCTTTTTCTCAGTATTTTAACATTCTCATTACTCTACGCGAAGAGTGATTTTATATACGAAACGAGGGAAGAAGTTGTAGCCTATACAGGACCTATGAAAGAAACACATAGAAGCTCTATTCAAGATGCCATTGATAATGCCAAAGAAGGCTCTATCATCAAGCTTAAAGCGGGTATCTATGAAGGGAATATTGTTATCACCAAGCCTATTAGCATTATTGGAGCCGAAGAAGGCGTTATTATCGATGGAATGGGTGTAGGGAGTGTTATAACAGTCAAAAGCTCTTATGTGACTCTCAAAAATTTAACCATTCAAAATAGTGGTGAACGCTCTGACGTACTGGATGCTGCCATTAATATGACAGGGGATACAACAACGGGGGCACTGGTTCAAAATGAAGTAAGTCAGTGCAAAATCTTAGACTCCCTTTTGGGTATTAATATGGAAATTGTCAATAATTCACTCATTAAGAACAATTATATTACTTCTAAAAATTATGAGCTTGGGCTTCGAGGCGACGGAATACGATTATGGTATAGCAACGACAATATGATTCAGAAAAACCATCTCTATCGATCCCGTGATATGGTCGTTTGGTATTCTCATGGCAATACGATTGAGGAAAATTTAGCGGAGCATGGAAGATATTCACTCCATTTTATGTATGCAGGCAAAAATTTTGTTCACAATAATGTCTTCCAGTACAATTCTGTCGGTATTTTTTTCATGTATTCTAATGATACGATTGCAACAGGAAACGTCATTACCAATGCACTTGGTGCTACGGGTATTGGTATTGGGCTCAAGGACTCTTCTAACTTCACAATTGAAAACAACACGATTGTCTACAATGCACAAGGCATGTATATTGATCGTTCTCCCTTTGAACCAGATTCACACCTTTGGATTCGAAATAATCAATTTTTATTTAACTCCGAAGCGTTGCATTTTCATTCTCTATGTGAAAATGGAATCTTTGAGAATAATGTCGTCAAAGGCAACATTGAAGATGTTGTTAATGACTCACGCAGTAGCGATAATTTTAAAAATGAATTTACAAAAAACTATTGGGACAATTATGAAGGTTTTGATACAAATATGGATGGTTATGGGGATAACCCTTATCGTGTTTATCAGTATGCTGATAAGCTATGGGCATACAATCCCTCTGTCAAATTCTTTTACGGTTCACCCGTTATGACATTATTAAATTTTTTGTCAAAATTGGCTCCCTTTTCAGAACCAATTTTCTTATTGGAAGACAAAACACCTAAGTTTACACATTAA